One window from the genome of Gavia stellata isolate bGavSte3 chromosome 10, bGavSte3.hap2, whole genome shotgun sequence encodes:
- the CCN1 gene encoding CCN family member 1 has protein sequence MGSAGTRPALAAALLCLARLALGSPCPAVCQCPAAAPQCAPGVGLVPDGCGCCKVCAKQLNEDCSRAQPCDHTKGLECNFGASPAALKGICRAQSEGRPCEYNSKIYQNGESFQPNCKHQCTCIDGAVGCIPLCPQELSLPNLGCPSPRLVKVPGQCCEEWVCDESKDALDELEGFFSKEFGLDDSEGELTRNNELIAIVKGGLKMLPVFGSEPQSRAFENPKCIVQTTSWSQCSKTCGTGISTRVTNDNPDCKLIKETRICEVRPCGEPSYASLKKGKKCTKTKKSPSPVKFTYAGCSSVKKYRPKYCGSCVDGRCCTPQQTRTVKIRFRCDDGETFTKSVMMIQSCRCNYNCPHANEAYPYYRLVNDIHKFRD, from the exons ATGGGCTCCGCGGGCACCCGCCCCGCTCTGGCGGCCGCTCTCCTCTGCTTGGCCCGCCTG GCTCTGGGCTCGCCCTGCCCCGCCGTCTGCCAGtgcccggcggccgccccgcagTGCGCCCCGGGCGTGGGGCTGGTGCCGGACGGCTGCGGCTGCTGCAAGGTCTGCGCCAAGCAGCTGAACGAGGACTGCAGCCGGGCGCAGCCCTGCGACCACACCAAGGGGCTGGAGTGCAACTTCGGCGCCAGCCCCGCCGCGCTGAAGGGCATCTGCAGAG CACAGTCCGAGGGGAGACCGTGTGAGTATAACTCCAAAATCTACCAGAACGGCGAAAGCTTCCAGCCGAACTGTAAACACCAGTGTACGTGCATAGATGGAGCTGTGGGCTGCATCCCGCTCTGCCCGCAAGAGCTCTCTCTTCCTAACCTGGGCtgtcccagccccaggctggtCAAAGTCCCCGGGCAGTGCTGCGAAGAGTGGGTCTGCGATGAAAGCAAGGATGCGCTGGATGAGCTGGAAGGCTTCTTCAGCAAAGAGTTCGGTCTGGATGATTCCGAAGGCGAACTAACCAGGAACAACGAGCTAATTGCCATTGTGAAAGGAGGCCTGAAAATGCTACCTG tttttggaTCCGAGCCACAAAGCCGAGCTTTTGAGAATCCCAAATGCATTGTGCAAACGACATCCTGGTCCCAGTGCTCGAAGACATGCGGAACTGGCATCTCCACAAGGGTTACCAACGACAATCCCGACTGCAAGCTCATCAAAGAGACCAGGATATGTGAAGTGAGGCCATGTGGCGAGCCTAGCTATGCCTCCCTGAAG aagggaaaaaaatgtaccAAGACTAAGAAGTCCCCATCCCCCGTGAAGTTTACTTATGCCGGATGTTCCAGCGTGAAGAAGTACCGCCCCAAGTACTGTGGCTCCTGCGTGGATGGCAGGTGCTGCACGCCTCAGCAGACCAGGACTGTCAAGATCAGGTTCCGCTGCGATGATGGAGAAACCTTCACCAAGAGCGTCATGATGATCCAGTCCTGCCGATGCAACTACAACTGTCCGCACGCGAATGAAGCTTATCCCTACTACAGACTAGTCAATGACATTCACAAATTTAGGGACTGA